The Cucumis melo cultivar AY chromosome 9, USDA_Cmelo_AY_1.0, whole genome shotgun sequence genome includes the window TCGATGACTAAAGCCAACAATTAGGTTAATAACTAAAGTAGCAGCACAAGTAACAGTACAAAAAGGCAGAATAGAACACCAACGCGTTGGCAATCCAATTCGATGTAATCACACCTACACTCAAAAGACCTTTAGCTCGATTGAAAAGATCATTTATTAAGATTCAAGAGGATCACAAGTACATGATTTATCAATGATCCTCTATCTTGAATGACATGACTTTTATATGATAAACATTTAGGCTCTCCTTAAACCACTTGATGTGTGAACAAGGGATTCAATCTAGACTCCATCTAGATCATATGCTTTATGTTTCACCCTTGTGTCTCAATGTCCAAGCTCCCCGTGTGAAGAACTCCTCAGAATAACCTTCAATAGTAGTAACCTTCAATAGTGGGCTCCCTCTATTAGAGTGACTCACAAATCTTCTCAACCAAGTGACTCATAAATATAGTAACAAGATGTTCAACACCACACAACACGCTAATTGAGTATTTTGTAAGAGACTTACTGTcaatatagattttttttttctagttgaCACACCATTTTTGTCTTCCATGTAAATAATATAAACCACACAGCCCACAGTTGTATTTTAGGTTAAGACCAACGTAACAACCAAATCCAACTTCTTatctttattaataaatattaaccaaaCATAACAACGAAAGCCAACTTCTTTaactttattaataaatattaaccatATATTTATTAATGAATATTAACTCAACCTAACAACTAAATCCAACTTCTTAACTTTATTAAACAATATTAATCCAACATGTCAACCAAATCCGAACTTGTGAGAATATATCCTCtagtaattattaataatattaaacataaaaaattaatacatTAATAACCACAAGGATATGATGCTACAAATTTCCAAAATCCGCAACAATTTCACCAAGTATGCAATAACCTTGTAGTCTCATTTACCTaactaaaatttgaatttagagGGAAGAAACAATATTATTGAATATAACATTTAACATTTGTTCCACCACATAATCTGCTACAATGTCATGGCCTAGAAGTGGTGTTGTATCTTGTTGATCTTCTTGCATATGCATAGTGAAAACGTCATTTGGTTTGACACATCCAAGATGATGCATCAAAATCCAGACACGAGTTACCAAATTTCCCCCTTGTGTAAGATGTTTAGCATGATCATACCATTCAAATTCACATGAAATACGTCCAAGCAATTCCACCCACACATTCCCTATTATTTCCCATTTCTGTGACTGTTCTAACTTTTCAAGAATCCCTGCAAGACGACAAGCATCCAAAACCATGGACTCCTTTCTCTCTTCTTTAACAACCTCAATCTTCAACTCCAAATTCTTCAACATATTACTATTACACCTACCTAATTTCTTGTCTTGCAATAATTCAAGCACATCTTCACTAGTAGCCTTATGCCTTATTTGACTCATTCTACTGGGAAATAAAGAAGGATGGTGCACTATAAAGTAAGCCAAAAAGTTAGACAGCGATATGCTATCTTGGGGTGGAATACAGGACTCTGAATATTCTTCACTTTCTTTGAATTTTGGCGAAGAATAATAGCAAAAATCGGTAGCGATATGCCAGAGGAGGATGGATTGGTCCAAATCTAATTTTAGGCTCCAACCAATTTCATTATAACCACTATCATACTCTTGGTTAAGTACCAACTTTTTCTTTAGTTGTTGGAAGATATGTGCTTCAAGGTTATTAGAGATGGGACGTTGTACTGAAAATGCTGCCATGGTTTTGGTGTTGTGGAATTTGCAATAATAGCTATCATCATTTTTCTGTTTCAAACAATGAGAGATTAGATTGTACTGAGAAATAGAATTGGAGCATCTTCTTTTCTTGAAAGACCATCCACAAAGAGAGATTAGTTTTAAAGCAAGACGAGGCAGGGGATTGGAAGGGGATTGAGTGGTCAATAACCAGATTACATTCCAATCAGagaatagaattaaaaaaagtgAATAGATTTCAATACTCAAAGCTCCAAAGAAGAGGAGAAATATGAGATTCACATAGGTTGAAGGATATTCCTGCTTATCAATCAGGCAGTAGGTGAGAATAGCgatgaaaagagaagaaaaggtAGTGAGGCGAAAAAGACGTCCACAAAGAGAATGGTTGATGGAGGCTTTTGTGTAGAAGAAATCATACATGAATCCAAGCTCAAGCTCAATGATTTTGAAAGCAGAGTTAGATTGGAATTTTTCGTAATAGCAAAGGCGATTTTGTTGAAGATCATAAGAGGTCGGACCTAAACCTACAAACAACCGTTTGTCTCTGTTGAAAAAGTAGTAAGCAATGTGCAGCATCTCAAAATCCTGCACCTCCTCTTCATTATGGGTGGTGATTGGAGAAGGAGTTGAAACGGCGAGAAAATCTCGCAAGCGTTCAGCGGAAGCGGATCTCAAAGCCCATATCTTCTCACAATTCTTGATTATCCCAGCAATAATAACAGGAATGGAAACATAATTTAGAGAAGTTGGTAGCAGGGCTTGCAAGAAGATGTAAATTGAAGCAGCAAGTACGGCAAGCAAGGAAAGAAGGGTTCTAAGCCATAATTCATTGTCTTCCATTGAATAGGCAGTGATAGTGTCAAAGCCACCTAAATGAAGTAGTAAAAAATGAGCTAAGAATGCTCTAATGATGTAGTTGGGGTCGGTGAAATCGTCATAGCAGCCGGTACCATATCTTTCAACAAGCATGACGAATGAAAAATTGGCAATCCAATCAGAAAAGGAGTATGCAATTAAGAGAAAGAAACGAAGGAATTGGCTTGAGCTGTGCTTTCTTTTTAACCCCATCGGAACAAGAACCAGCTGCACACATAAACTTAGAAACAGAGCAGCTGAAGGTTCCCATAGGTAGATGAAATCCCAAAAAGAAGGTGGAAATATTTCCATGGGATCCAACAAGATGAAGATGATCTAATCTAATCCAATCTCTACTTGATTTAGGCTATGGGAAAGGGAAAAATCTTAAATAAATAAGGATAGCTTTCTTTGTTTCTATTTATGGTTGCTTCTTTTTAGTAAGGCGCATGGCCTCTCCATGCCCACTTCTTGCTTTTTGGCTTGGACAACCTTAAATGAAAATTTCCGAATATTagattttttcattttaaaaaacgcgttttttttagtgttttagCTTTTCTATTCGAAACGTATTAATAGTAGAGAAGTACACCTAACCTGCTTTTGATGaaccgacaaaatatttaaaagtgtAGTTGGTTCTATTCCCATTAAATTGAAGAATGTGGATGAGCTCTAAGAAACATATTTTTTCTAGTTATAAAAGTTAGAAAAAGTTAAAAGCTGAGTGTGTTAATTCTATTATTtagtttgaatttgaaaaaaatgctctcatttgattgaaattttcttttatctttttccgaaaaaaattagtctaatttGTAATAAATAGGTAGGTGTAAGATGAATATGTTGACTAATTTGAAGTTTAGAGGTTGTCGAGGAAAAGCAAAATGAATCAATGTGGTTGGATGCTTGTGGTCTTGTGGGGGTTCTCAAAAAGCTAGAAGAATCAAATAAATGGGAAATAATAGGGAATGTGTGGGTAGAATTGGTTGGATGTATTTCATGTGAACGTGAATGCTACCTTCATGCTAAACAACTTTTACACAAGTAGGAAATTCATGGTCTATTTGATAACATTTATGTTTCTTACTTTATAttcttgtttttcattttcttaaaaagcAAATTGATAACCATTTTCGTTTcttatttctaaaatttgaaaaatattcttgaaaactaaaccaaaattgatatttaacaaaaaaaaaaaaaaaaaaaaagaaagaatagaaaaatgATCTACCATGGCACCTTACTACGTACAATAGACTCCTACCATGTCATAAAGAtcaaaatttacattttttgcGAGAAAAATGTTTTCGGATTCTACTTTTCTACGACGGTTGCTATTTGTTGtcataaaaatgtaaaaacattaaataaattaatgtattttattaaaataattttttatccCAATTTTCACTTTAGCCTTTCATTCTTTCACACAAATCCTTTCACTACTTATAtaacatatattttatatagAATACTAGAAGATGGGTATAAGAGTTTAACACTGAATGCTTGTTCGAATAAATATGTTACGTACAGACTTCCATCAAGATAATAAAAGGACGACAGTCTTCAAATTTGACCTCCCACATTGCAGCTCATTCCCCTACCTTAGTTGTGATAACAAGACTATAGCCACAAGCTTACTTAGCTTGATTTCTTACCTTTTAGAACCCAATAAACAAAATCCTTCATGTAAGCACTACAACGAAAGACGTCAAAATGTGGAAATTTAAAACACTCCCTACGGGCTCCGTGTCTACCAAAGGAGTCAATGTTATCAAAATACATGTTGAAGATTTTGTATTGATTCAAGGGTCAGTTGAAACAGAAATTGAGCTTGCACTATTACGgaaactgactctcttgacggttttaaactgtcaaggatgagtattcttgacggtttcaaaaccgtcgttgaatccagtgtcaagaaaggccattttcttgatggttttaaaaagtgtcaagaattggtatcgttgacattttttaaccgtcaagtattcaatttttcatgacagttgagAACCGTCAAGAGAATACGTTTTTATGACCgtttaaaatcgtcaagaatgagatgatgaagcccaaaaaccgtcaagaatacaaatattcatgacattttaaaaccgtcaagattgcatttttcatgacattttaaaacggTCAAGaatgcatttttcatgacatttaaaaaccgtcaagaatgcatttttcatgacatttagaaaccgtcaagagttcatttttcatgacatttaataatcgtcaagagtactctttttcatgacatttgggaactgtcaagagtgatttttaatgacattttagaaccgtcaagaatattgttatttatgacatttgcaaaccatcaagaaatgtaTTGTTAATGATATTACaaaaccgtcaagcaatttttcatttttttaattgtaatttattttatattattcttcctgtattatcctctcattggtccaaaaattcaactacatataaaagacaaatatacatcaaatggcaactaaacatcatccatttaatatcatttccaaaactttgcatcatattcaaatatcatttacaaaaccaatatatatataaacaatttcaacagATTTCTATGAATTtaactaaacatcatctaattaactaacctagcccaaaagtatatcatccccatgcataaactttcataatggcaaccccctacatatgaacagttcatctatcaacaattcacctaaactgtaatcctctacaaagtctcaaaagtatatcaatcaacccctCCCCTCtatatgaacatttcaaaaaatcagtcacaaaaaagaaagttaatttcctttttcagatatgacaaataagtcctagatcatatgtacgaacccaaaaactctaccaactcaacccgcacctcatctaactcggctTATGAGGATGattttcgtgtatcaatctgtagacatgcaaaataaatgaattagtattcacaaaaattattatacgtacaaaaaaaatagtttgatatataacataccgaatccgagatggtaatgcttcccctatttacaatttctctcatatacttcatgacatagtatccacacgtagtgctcccgacttgtagtggacactataaaaataataaattagaataacggactagtcttaattgctagtaatctacaaaatacaattgaatttaaatatttatacttgcaTTTACTATtcgccataaagtttgtttcctgcttttattaatgttcttttgcgagtgaaatatcgctattgctctgttttgccaagataagattgcacatatcttagaatattgtatatgcattagaattaacagcactacatgatataaaagattaaacttgcgtgtcggttacatatcttgtagttgctTTTAATGTCGTCCTTAGCGAGTCAAGGTAAAATACTGTATCCTCATATGCATTTATAGCAAGCAGTGCCTAATGacccctaattatacaaaaatgtaagtattattttattgtcaatgcaaCCAATACCCTAACTAAACTTACCCGGGATTAAAAGGAGCAAGAACTACTTGGTCGGGTTTGGACACCATCAATCTACTACACAAGTTTCGAATTCGAGATTCTTGTGTGTTTCCAAAAGAGATTAGGGACGGATCTACAAAGACATACTACATATTTTCTTTCGAACCACTAACAGATGAATACAAGTatctataaaatatataaactcgtacaggagatacataaatttagatgcaaaggaatgaaattgacttacatcatataggCCACCAATGTAAATGTTTTCACTTCGTTCATGTTACAAAGATCAACGATATCCTCTCGAAGCACAGAAGTCTTTCGACTAATGCCAAAAAGGTCAACAGGTAGTGAAAAAGTGATGCTGGAATCTTTCTCCATTACCTTCTCAACATATCTGAGAATCGACTTCAACGCTAATGGAAAAGTTGATGTCGATTCACATACAACTTCTTTTTCTGTAAGCATTTTTATTAAGTCCCTCTCCTAATTCAAGAACATCCAAATTCAGTAAGATGTACAATATTAGACATTCgagtttaatagtggattacataccttcaagacgtccaactctggttcattcatcttcatcacctccttccctttcttttccttctgtTTTGGTTTGTCCAATGATTCCACTTCTATTCTCTTACCCTTCTCTTCAATCCCCTCTAACACTATTGGCCTTGAACAACTCCCGTGTACAGACAATGGTGTAGATAAGTTTGAGCGAATTTGTGCCTCTAATTCACTAACTCGCCTACGAAGTTCTTCATTCTCAACTAGAATGTTTGCctcatcttttgatgttttcttaactGAATGAAAGTACGTTGTTGGAGTAACGTATCCACCAACCCCATGCAGACGACCATTGTGCTTTTTTGTACCCAATGCTTGGGTTAATACATCATTCGAATAGTGTCTATTCACAGacgatgaatctgtattcattgatatctcatcttaaaaagatagcaaaattaatgtaagttatagaaatgattgcttatgtaatggataattgaaatgtgtgatttacatgtaatgacttactattttatggacgacttgctgaatgtcgtcgttgtcgtactgtccttgtttgttaactcgagctttcttccacattttagctcgatcaacataAACTTTATTTGaacccttcttcttcattcGAGAACATGGAGTTCAAGTGGTAAACATATTAGCTTGTGTTCCATTTTTGGTATAAAGCAaacttacaagaaacaaacaacaaacttagAACTTGTTATGCAAccccttacaagaaacaaacaacccccccTCCCCAATGACAAAGCTTTAGAAGAatcctacttacaactttttatgcaactccCCCTCCCAAAATGACAAAGTCATACAATATtcctacttacaactttttatgcaaccctttacaagaaacaaacaacaaatgtacgccccaaattttgaggtaaaatttttgtcattttatgttaattttggggaatttaatttttttggtgttaattcttttgttggttttgaagagggaagaaaaaaaaatcgaagtgtatgaattttttttttaattaatatggtGTAAAGtaatataataacaatataatataaattatattattattattattattattattattattattaactatattattattattattattattattattactactactattaattacattattattaaatattattattattattattattattattattattattatttaatatatatatatatacatatagaatttatttttttaaacccTAACGCGCGTTGGCACCCCCCAGctccttcttctccttcatcttCAATACCTTTACGAAGCCGACGCCGCCGCCGTCTCTccatccatttttttcttcagCACTCGTCTCCTCCGTCCCTGTCTCCGACTTCTTCTCCGTCTCCAGCTCGATCGTTCTTCACCATCCGCACGTCCTCGTCTTTCGTCCACGAACGACCAGTCACCGACGGTCCTCTAGATCGGTCATTCGACCGTTCGCAAGGCCGCCGTCTCCGACGCTCCCTCTATTCTTTTTGTGCATCCGAGAAGGCCGTCAACTCCTCATCCCCGACCTTCAACCGGCCGCATACGCCAAGTCGTCGCCGGCGCCGGTTCTTCGTCTGCCACTTTCAAACTGGTTCACACTGCATACCCAACCCTAGCCACCCTTTCTTTCAAGGACCGAGCCGAGCTAACCGAGCCACCATCCGTATCCGAGCCGAAAatcgagtcgagccgcgagccacgagctaggccgagccgagccgagctgcaaGCCActagtcgagccgagccgagcagcgatccaagccgagccgagctgcgatCCAAGTCGAGTCGCAAGCTGATCCAAGTCGAGCTGAGTCGCGAACTgaccaacccaagccgcgagccgagctgagccgatcacctccaagctaaaccgagctccctgttcaccgaaccacctaagccttctttcctctactttgggtcacggtgagtcttcggtaaggattattttggtgagtttcgtattgttgctataaccgattcgagtttagattttggagtaagacatggtcctacctttcgttccttgaaggtattagggaattgacgctcaagttctcgggttttGCGGTAGGCTtgattggagatagctctcctttactcgggtaagtcaacgaatgttgcttaggaccatttaaaaatgacttttactagtgtcatcgtttaaacccttgtgatttcgtttaggtggattcgttgggcgtggactcgatcaaggggcataaccaattgtcaggtaagggatttcttactactggacctcggatcgaggctggaaacgtagtaatctacaggggattatacgttagaaactgtactgaatgaattgacgcatgtttgactaatacatatcacttatatgctcttgtctgattaaaggtagcgtgatcgctagttgtagcttgtgtgccatcgtgtgtaataagttgtttacggatagagaCCGATGCtcggatgttctgtgtattgtagttgtgttggtgggctacgttgtgaactggaattgtatgtcgatggactttaaagtcttaatgttaggtatgtggtagtctattgttcggatattggttatggagttacgTCATGGAAGGACTAAGAGTCCGtttctgatttgactagttgactggatctaaagaatgtcacaatgatgtgtgaattggatatgcaTATAGCAATTGAGGATATAactgtttaaacctatactgtctaactggcgaagcctatgacAGAATTGTTAGTATGAACGTTGTCGGAGTGtaactgttgtagacggtttagtatgaaCTGAggataacggttagcttcatctatgggttagtgtaccttactgatatgtgcatccttcgggatcactagactgatatgtgtatcctttgggatcactagactgatatgtgcatccttcgggatcattagactgataggtgtatcattcaggagcattagactgatacgtgtatccttcgggatcactagattgatacgTGCATCTTTcaggatcacgagactgatgtgtgcgttctacgaaatcactagactgtttatgaagggtacccctgaataggaagttaactgttattccctaacaggtccagtagtgggtcccttactgggtatatcttatactcaccctttttcctctttatcttttcaggtaagggtacagcgaggggcagaccgacgaggggcaagaaggatgcatGAAGGCCATATgaacgcgtctggttttctttatgctttcgctgatatattttgttgctcgttattttaattttcggatcgagtcatggttagaatatttggtttgtggttttgttgtttgatgagttaagcactgtattttggaactctcgtgaatatgatttaaaatagggcccgaaactgcttttatgatattttgaaatatttttaatgaATCCTAACCGGTCTTTTATAAGCTTGTGTGTTTTATGGTCAAGTCTTGGTACTgcgtagtgacctcagcttagtccgaaaagttgggtcgttacaacaaacttacaactttttatacaaccctttacaagaaacaaacaaacaaacttaCACCACGCAAGCAAAGAGGAGCATTACACCAGATATCGAACCAGACATCTcaaattctataaggtttcTTCGGCAatgaagaaagaacaaactaGAAAAATAGGAGTTTCCTCCTTAGACATCTAAACATCTTACCATTTCCTCCTTAAGATTGGCATACCCTTTCCTTGAGATTCTATGATTGTATTTGTTCTTCGATCGTCTATCTtgttgtaattttcttttttcctatattCAAATGTATTTGTTAATGAGAAAGTAGCAAATATTATTCCGAATGATTTTCATGTATAAAAGTTATTCATACCTGAAAGGTCTCTGATAACCTTGACCTTACAAACTCTTCCCAGTGATTTTGCTCAATGAAGGAATACTTTTCAGGTGGAACTTAAAGCAATTGTGGTTCATCTTTATGTGGGATGATGTATTTCGTTGTTAGCCAGTTCTTAAACTGACGAAATGAAATACCTGCAGTTTGGAGAACGTTTTTCCTAGATCTTGGATCAATGACGAATGCagcctaaataattaaaagtacttAATCAAGTGTCCATACAATAAGAAcattatcaaatataataaggacattaaagttatatatacctcaactgtagtgaatatcttatcttttaGTTCTGCAGGCACACTTTTCCAAGACATATATGTGATAGGGACATGATAATGGGTTGCAGACCCTATGAAAGACTTTAACTTCGCTCAATTCTCACCAATAGGTGCTCCGTCTTCATTGTACCTCACCACCTTCTTCTCTCCCAAACTTCTAATGCGAGTTACATCAAACATAATAGTAGGTCATCGTCGTCGCTTCAACTCTTTTGGGGTTTCTTCAACTGTTGCATTCAACTCACCGACACCAACTTCTTCATTAAGATCGTCCATATTATATTACGCGAAGCTGtcaatcaaaatgaagaaaaaattagcatgatatacaaattttaaacaataataaataatgaaataagaTAAATGAACATAATAAACTTGTGGTTTACTTGTTTGAAATTATGAACACACCATTATAATATTATGTAGGtatccatgtgccttcacaatcTAACCTTAAGTACGTTGAGACATTTTCATCCAAATCATTGTTTAAATAGACATCTGGCATATCATTGGGTATTCCTTCACACCAGAGTATTGTATCACCAAGTTCATCGTCATTATATCTATCTTCAAAGTCTCTTTGTGGTGGAGTGAGTACAACTGACCATCTAACATCACTTAGATCCTCAACATAAAACACTTGTTAGTATAAATGAGTCTGACTTGTGTCCTACTCTATTTAAATCAACTAAAGTATAATCAAGTTCATCGATCCGAACACCACCACTATTCTGAACCCAATCGCATTTAAACACCGGAACATTAAACGTATTAGAATTGAGTTCCCATATCTCTTGTATCACTCCATAGAATGACATATCTCCAATGACgggatttttatctttagaactAGACACTTGCATTGTTTTTGCAACTTAACTAACTCTACTGTTTTGTACACTTCGATCCTTCTCAGAAGATTTTGTGTGATAGCGACATCCGTTTATTGCATAACCACTATATGTAATAACAAAAGGATGAGGGCCATGAGCAATCCACCTTAAGTTATCTGAAACTCCACTATTTCCAACTTCAAGCTCAGTTGATACCAACCACAAGAATTATTATTTCAAGTTCAACACATAACATgtataactaaa containing:
- the LOC103498043 gene encoding uncharacterized protein LOC103498043, whose translation is MEIFPPSFWDFIYLWEPSAALFLSLCVQLVLVPMGLKRKHSSSQFLRFFLLIAYSFSDWIANFSFVMLVERYGTGCYDDFTDPNYIIRAFLAHFLLLHLGGFDTITAYSMEDNELWLRTLLSLLAVLAASIYIFLQALLPTSLNYVSIPVIIAGIIKNCEKIWALRSASAERLRDFLAVSTPSPITTHNEEEVQDFEMLHIAYYFFNRDKRLFVGLGPTSYDLQQNRLCYYEKFQSNSAFKIIELELGFMYDFFYTKASINHSLCGRLFRLTTFSSLFIAILTYCLIDKQEYPSTYVNLIFLLFFGALSIEIYSLFLILFSDWNVIWLLTTQSPSNPLPRLALKLISLCGWSFKKRRCSNSISQYNLISHCLKQKNDDSYYCKFHNTKTMAAFSVQRPISNNLEAHIFQQLKKKLVLNQEYDSGYNEIGWSLKLDLDQSILLWHIATDFCYYSSPKFKESEEYSESCIPPQDSISLSNFLAYFIVHHPSLFPSRMSQIRHKATSEDVLELLQDKKLGRCNSNMLKNLELKIEVVKEERKESMVLDACRLAGILEKLEQSQKWEIIGNVWVELLGRISCEFEWYDHAKHLTQGGNLVTRVWILMHHLGCVKPNDVFTMHMQEDQQDTTPLLGHDIVADYVVEQMLNVIFNNIVSSL